In Nitrospira sp., the following proteins share a genomic window:
- a CDS encoding PilZ domain-containing protein: MRPLATQSKREREKAELRQQTRYRVEFPISCTGDCVTTGTVYNLGLGGCKIMSAAHITMEIGTILKLELHPPTRRPIHVHAATVRWTMEDDFGVDFLGMQESERDRLAQLIEQLSEES; the protein is encoded by the coding sequence ATGCGGCCCCTTGCCACTCAATCCAAACGTGAACGGGAAAAGGCTGAGTTACGCCAACAAACCCGCTATCGCGTCGAATTCCCCATCTCGTGCACCGGCGACTGCGTCACCACAGGTACCGTGTACAACCTCGGCCTGGGTGGATGCAAGATCATGAGCGCCGCACATATCACCATGGAAATCGGCACTATCCTCAAACTCGAACTCCACCCACCCACGCGTAGACCGATCCATGTCCATGCGGCCACCGTCCGATGGACCATGGAAGATGACTTCGGCGTCGACTTTCTCGGCATGCAGGAATCAGAGCGAGATCGGTTGGCGCAATTGATTGAGCAGC